The DNA window TGAGTGATATTATTTTAGAGGATGACTAAATCTTGTTCAAAGGTAGATTAAATATTGACTCTATAAATCAGATTTAGAAACGGAATTATTGTCATTGCCTattctattttatgtttattttaaattgtaccaaatatatttcaataggattcgctattatattattttggagttttaatatttattagttacaaaatatacgtaataatGCCATATTAAATAAGCTTAGGTTTAAGTACGACTGTGGAAttacaatgtaatattatataaataaagtacctCATATAATCCGTTTTtctttttactataatatattcataataaacctgttactttttaaatacatatatgaattaaaataaagaagaatATATTGATGCGAACGTAgctctgtttatttatttgttacgttATTAGGACTGAACCATTCATAATGTAATTTAGCTTAGACAAACCATACAACTGATGAGACAATAATTTTTCgccttttaattaattaaactggaactcttagttaatacaatttcgACCTAGAATCAGACGTAACAATTAATTTGCCACCATTTACTACAGTTTAGGTCATAGCATCATAGCTCATGAGAAACGTCGCTATCTACATGAccaaatagttttatatactaAATTGTTTGAAATCCTCCAGAAGGCTCCttcacaaaatttatatttatataatgtaagtaCAAAACACGAGTTGACGTTCACACACTAAtcttatttgaaatacataaataaataccaaaaaatattagttacatTATGTCTATGTTTATATGCTTACATTAAagctgataatttatttattattgattaatctcttttttaataataaatataattataatattaattaagatgaTATGTTTAAAGTAACATAAAGCTATGATCTTAGATCATATATACTCTAGCACAGTATTTATACTCTGTGCTAAAGAATGTaccagtaatatttaaaaatatatctttacggTGTTTGAAATTGTAGCTTCAACCGTATATAATCACTCGATACAGAATAAGTATCAACAACAAGTTTAAGTGCATAGTTAATTTTCTAACGCGTCTATGACAACGTTAATAAGAttcaaattacttattaattcatataatacatacacacgGGGTCAATGATCCATGAGGTCATTGCCAAATAACATGTTTGAACATATAACTTTGGAGCTTAAAAAGTTGCCTTCAAAAGCTTGTTTAGCATTTACACTGAAAAGTATCTCCTGCTTTAGTTTtatctataacatatataaattaaagtccAAAATATCAAATGATTATCTGTgtgttatataatgtatatttagatttttagtAGCAACGTGTTACATTTTAGGGTGCCCGATATTCATAAGTGCGGTGTGACCGAAGAAATGAGTTAGTGTATCACAAACTTTGTATCCTAAGCACAACGAAGGAACCGTGTATGTGTTAAAGTCGCTTATTGATGATTTTCCTGTCACTTGTTTTATAAAAGTCGTTCGCAACACAAGGAAAATAGTAtgcttttatatttgttttgttttctttggtGCGTGTCTATCAGTGCCGGGGATACGTTGAGTAaggtaaggttttttttatatttttgtgtatttcgATCTACATtccgttaattaattttttgctTCGAAATCAAACgaatataaaatcgatttatcGTTCTTGTTATGAATTTATGTTCCTCTAATTATAActaatcgatatttaaaaactataaatttgattaacgtaagttattcaaattatagattcagattaatatttttatgaagtgactcgatttatttttaatcaaagttattaatattgtcTACGGAAATAGTACCAataaatttttctattatagGGTTTGCTTAGAGTTACTGATGAGTATTATGCTAATGGACAATATTCAGAAAATCAGTTGCCGCCATGTAGAGACTGTAGTAAGtacattttaagttttttttaatattttataaagagaataataatacttataactaAAAAGACTTACGATgctagaatatttatttagaattttaatacATGTGGAAAAATCACACCGGCTAATGTCAATTAGTTGTGTGTTACActgtttaaactaaaatatgcgcatttttaattgttttaacaagatgttatagttatttttgaaagacaaagttaataattattgagtttgtttcaataattaaacgaaaagaGATTTCTTGACtctctttaatttaattttatattttcatctaaaacaaatattgatatcataattaaactaaaatattttgaacttcgaatgtctaaaaaaaataattatagatacatatgtaGTTAGGGATGAGagtatgattttaaataatattattaatagaatatattcatttcgtGAATAAGTAGAATGTGATatggaaaagaaaaaaaaacaattaatgataACAAATGAAAAAGGTTGTTTAATAGATcttaataaaaagaaagaaatgaatttataagcttcttttgtataaactttctttaaatgtaatgtaaataaagatcCTTGCTTACCAAATTTCCTTTACccattataacaatttataaaatattaataactacacACAGCATGATCTATAGAAGTCAAGTAGAGTTTTGTGAGTTTTAAGAAAGTCGTAAGTACCCTTGACTCTACGTTTCTAGGTTGCGGTGAGCGCAATGAGGAACCTCGTGTGGTTGGCGGCTCTATGGCCGACTTGAATGCCTTTCCCTGGATTGCTCGTCTCATCTACCACAATTCCTTCGGATGCGGAGCGTCGCTTATTAACGACAGATATGTTATCTCAGCTGCACATTGTGTTCGAgggtaaataaattattcaataaatactataaGACGTACTTATAGTACGTAAGAATTCatactttaaatatgtataccTTTTTTCTATGTATTTAGTTATTGcctatgtaaattattaaattaaattaattataagcttACATAGCTTAAAATTTGATGTGACACAGTAGTAAAAGAGACGCTTTGATTTTTAGAAATTCGAGCTGTTAAAACATGATACTATATTTTcgtgtttcataaataaattaacgttgGAAAACGTTtgagtaaaaaacaaaaaaataggtGTATTTAATGTGTGAATTCACTTTACATGTTTAAAACTAATGAATAATTATAGCAAAAACCTAAGGAAATGACTCGTAGATTTATTACTATTAGATACTATTATGCCGTATTGCATACTCTACGGTAAAATATATGCCTACTTAGACATATATTGCTTATTATTCGAATCACAGTGTTGGGCTCGGTTGGTTAGTCATGCGTCGTTGGTCTAGACTCTGTATCTCCAAGTCAGGTTGATACAAAGTTacgttttttattgaaatattctcaGTAGCGTGCCTCGGAAATACCTAAAGCTTGGTCTGGATTCTTTCCTATCGTAGAATGAGGAAAAGGAGAATGTTTGAGAGTTGTAGTTTTCTATATTAAGTTTTGTATAGTTAGCCACTCGCCCTTAAGATTACTTCATGATTTTGTGTCATCTTCACTTTAGAGTTTTTGTGTTTCGCCGATATGTCGCAATGTAGAGATATTTCCGATGACTATTTATAGTGACTTAAAATTGAATAGCACCAATGGTACAGCGTTCATGTAATACAAAATTGATTGCAATAATGttgtatctatacatataataaaattggagtatctgtttgtaatattaaaatagtccttttttaatcaatgcatatgtatctatacaaggtacatatactaaaataacatttttttccaatttttggTCTTCCTGTCtgactgtttgtttgtttcggttaatctctgaaacggctggaccgattttgacgggactttcactggcagataactgatataataaggataaCTAaggttacaataattttttttttgttaaattcaaacgcgtacgaggTCGAAGACACagcttgttataaatatatagactaGTTACTACATTGAAATGAAAGAAGatcctaaattatttatgatttacttaaaaatgtatcaaaGAAAAggattaacaaataaatttaattcaataaaaggtTTAATTCATAAGGAGATTTTATGCGAAGCACAACAAAACAGGAAAGTGCGGCACTAAATCAATTGGGCGGACATTTAAGCCGTCGTTtggaaaaaatgaaaaaaataataccctTAAAGAAGCTTATCacatttttcaaacgtttttttttttaattgccttCGCACTTAATATGGGATCAAAAGCacttaagaatttaatttttataaatatccaattagtgcacaatatatatgaatgtacattattaaaataattattacatccTGTGGATTACAAtacttactgtataaatcttgaccgcgtggaatggtagcaagaaaGATAATAGTAgtagattatattaattttttatttcatatttatatatatttaagaacttaATGGTAATAATTCATAAATGTATAACATTTTGTGGAAGAGttatataaatctaataaaagtcacattgtaaataagtatttttgtatttatattctgtGTTTATCAGCgacgttataatatatttgatctatcacaacattaaaaaacatatcTGTCAAGCCTTTTTGTGTGTGGGTAGTGCTTACCTTTGATCATaagtaacaacaaaatatatttggactatttaatataattaaattttataatagtcATTGCTAATGTAAAGTCATAATACTACATAGCATACATACTACATAGAtagcttataatataattgaattgacATTTACAAAGTttacactaaaaaaaaacaatagaaaagtatcaaaaatattatgtagctccttaaatttgttttagatGTTACTCTGTACTTTATAGTATTTGTAATGAAAATGTgatcatttattttgataagtagtttaagtaaaaaataaaacaagtttaattaaaaatgatatatttataaattataacatttcagATTCATGTGGTTCATGTTTCGGGTAAAATTCGGCGAACATAACCGCTGTGAACGTAAAACGCCCCCTGAAACTCGCTATGTAGTCAAGATGTATGTCCACAACTTCACACTAACTGAACTGACAAATGACATTTCACTGCTGCTTCTAAGTAGGCCAATGGAGTATTCCCATGCCATCAGGCCTGTCTGCCTGCCTAAGAACGGTAAGTACACATACagcaacatattatttaaaatgacggCGATAATGATGTATCCGTATTTTATAAAcctatcaaaattaatttgacttCTGTTGATATGTATCtacttgaaattaaattaaatttgatcatCATTCTTAtactacaattaatataataaatgaatgtgaATTGTTATTATTCTTGTGTGTGAATTCAAATCAGAATAACATTGACTAATGAGATTATTAAATGttacgaaattataaaattatattactttattattaattgattgaacttacaaaatacaaatttcttatttaaaaaggaGGTATAATTTCCATTCCATTTACTTTTGTCATAAAGATATCAGTtcgaatttattgtttataaaattaagaattctACCTCTTTATTGCGAATCGTAAAAACCTCCAAAAAGGTACTTCTTAGTATAATGATCAAATGTCGAATGTATatttagatgtttttattttataagattacaaAAGTATGTTGTAAGTGGCcagttttatgtaaaatacatacaattacaGGGGCTTATGTCctgttactatatttaaaaaacgattcATTTTGTTGTACAGCAATCGTACAGAATCATTGTACAGAAATCGTTCCAGAAAGAAATGTTGTAATACTTCGTTTTCGAAAAGACTTGAAATTGAATTCGTTAAATATATGGACCGGACATTACTTGATTATAGATATGAATTGAGAACTAATGGTATATAATTGATAAGATATGTTATTGAGAAGTAATACTCATTTGTTTTAGCGCAAAATCTTTACGCTGGTGCACAAGTCACTGTTGCCGGATGGGGCGCGGTGGGTGAGACTGGCAACTGGTCTTGTACTCTCCTGGAGGCCGATCTTCCAGTCCTTACTAATGAGGAGTGCCAAAATACGAAGTATAACAAAACGAAGATTAAAGATGTTATGCTATGTGCAGGGTTTCCAGAAACTGCTCATAAGGACGCATGCACTGttagtttgaaatatatttgatattttatattatactatttacgACTAGGTTGCCTTAAGATAATAGTACTatggttaatgtttttttaaactcaaatttatattcctttattgaatatacgcttacttattgataatcaaattaaagactaccaccggttcggaaaaaaaaaaacaccttgacccgagaagaaccggcgaaagaaagtcAGTGGGTCTTTAATAGTGTCATACTTTAATAGtgttaaatgaaatacatattaataaaataagggcATGATTGAGACGTGTAAGAATAGAATCAGAATATTTTAGTAGCTAAAGTATGTTTTCTAGAACTTTTGCTATAAGAGGTTGGATTGCTACGACgcttattatgtattttgaatattgtttGCGCCTGAAAcacaacttaaattaaaatgtttattctaCCAACAAGATGTAGAATATAAAAGTCTGGGTTATACATAATTTACACAAGGCATTAACAAAAACAAGTTAAAAGtttcaaaattacatattattataaaaagcaaactcctgtaaaaaatataaagcaaaaccgttttttaactcaaatatttcaatgtaatttagTAACAACTaggtatacaataataaaacattttaagctgctgaatataaaatatttacagataacGATatcatagtatttattttttgagtattattgataatatgaaGGAAATACAAAAACTATTAATATGTTTGTTAGATGTAGTTAAAGTTACATGTTTCACAGAGATTTTCTTTTCATGATATGATTGATaatcagtaattaaataaataattttttctttatattataatacctttTATACAACTTGCAGGGAGACAGCGGAGGACCtcttattaatgaaaatagcgAGCATACTTacgatttgattggtaagaatttttgattaaaaaaatttattgtttccCATAGTAACCAAGATCCGCtgacatacaaacaaatataccaatttattatatataagctgGTTGTCATGTCATTTTATTTGCAGGTATAGTATCATGGGGCTATGGATGTGCAAGGAAGGGCTATCCGGGGGTGTATACTAGAGTGACTAAGTACTTGGATTGGATCCGAGATAACACCGAAGACGCCTGTTATTGTGATTATTAGatacttaaaatgtttaaacattttacCTCGCTTAATGTGCCTCAAATaacattactaataaaataatcttatggaatttgtttttaatttttataaaccaGAAGTATCAACCcacacttaattttatttttttagtgcatttttttttaattaagtagtcGGAGGTGTCGTTAAAAgtgttactctttttaaaaatggCAATATAATATCTACCTTAAAACATTAAGGCGTTGTATTTTAAGGTTCGCCTGTTTACAGGCATCCTAAATAAGTTTTTAGAATTTACCTTGATTTTTCATCGCAATTTAAAACTTGAGACAATTTTGTTTGgccaattataacattttaatatgttgTTAGCTGGAGTAGTTCGAGCTTGTTCTTTATtacactttattaaattaatatcaacttTGAcgaactattaaaaaataacacatacaAGTTTTACGAATACTCTCACAAGTATGtagtagtttttattaataacaatgtcTGTTATTTGATTCGAAATACAAATCACGAATGAAAACCCATGAAGTCAAacgagagaaaaaaaaacaatatcaatatttggcttctataaaattattatcactgatttaatataatattatcttttatttaattcattctaAATACACAGTCTAATTAAGATTAGACTATGTATTTAGAATAATATGTTGTATCATCATTAATAACAGAGTACAGGTCAAAAAGCTAGTTTGCGTACTAATAATAGAAGAAGGCTAAACCGCATAGTGATGTCGCGGGAGCAACGCACCCATTCCTGTTGCAATCTCCTCGGATTTACTCGTACATCGCCTTAGGAATACTTATTCCACGCCGTTCACACAAACCAAGCTACagttcaaaataattacaaaataggtTAAATAGCTTTTTTTAGGCGGGAGTGACACTTCGTTCAAAATGTGGAACATTAGTGCGGTGCttcttttattcatatattgcGGAACAATTGTAAGTTGAACGACTTTTTACATACAATTGAACTactcttataaaaattatttaaaatgtttcttttggTTACAAATAAGTTTCgaattagtaattttttttttaataataaaatacaaagcatgcaaaaaggttttaataaaaggGTTAGTCGAGtcaaattaaatagaatttaaaaagaaaaaaaaaaagttgaatgattgaatgaatgtaattttatagatgtgtttttttcaatttaccTACTTTTTAAGGTTCATTGTAGAGAAATTGTCGATTCGAAGGAAGAAAATTTGACAATTTCTGAGGTTCCTACTGgtgaagataaaataaataagattgagGGATGTAACTGtcgtaagtattttttaataataaatacaagctGTGTTTTGGTGTCaacgttatttttattctatattaaaatacttataaaaaaatatgtaagtactTGCACTTTTCAAAaggattattaatttgaaaatttttaatgtcaattttcTAAAATACTATTGTTTGAATGTTGTATTTGgagtaagataaatattttagtagtattttaattgtacatacatttgtataaaataagtaaaaaatagcTTGCCATTGCTCTATTTCCAATGTTTTGCACTCATCTTAAAGAGGATCTTTAACCCGCTTTGGAGTAACGACTCTAATGCGGGTCGGTAGATTAATAAGTCGTAGAATTATCCCGATACGTGCATTTCGTCAAGATGATTTACTTCGCCACCGAGAATGGGATGAATTGAACACCAATTtagaatatgaattaattatttttcgatttgaactcacaatcttcggttaagatttacGTTTTCCAATTACTGGCCCATGCATCTTCTTAcgctcatatattttttaaattatttcgtatGGAAactttaagta is part of the Vanessa cardui chromosome 14, ilVanCard2.1, whole genome shotgun sequence genome and encodes:
- the LOC124535418 gene encoding transmembrane protease serine 3-like; the encoded protein is MLLYLFCFLWCVSISAGDTLSKGLLRVTDEYYANGQYSENQLPPCRDCSCGERNEEPRVVGGSMADLNAFPWIARLIYHNSFGCGASLINDRYVISAAHCVRGFMWFMFRVKFGEHNRCERKTPPETRYVVKMYVHNFTLTELTNDISLLLLSRPMEYSHAIRPVCLPKNAQNLYAGAQVTVAGWGAVGETGNWSCTLLEADLPVLTNEECQNTKYNKTKIKDVMLCAGFPETAHKDACTGDSGGPLINENSEHTYDLIGIVSWGYGCARKGYPGVYTRVTKYLDWIRDNTEDACYCDYSTGQKASLRTNNRRRLNRIVMSREQRTHSCCNLLGFTRGSDTSFKMWNISAVLLLFIYCGTIVHCREIVDSKEENLTISEVPTGEDKINKIEGCNCRCGERNEASRIVGGVETAVNEFPWVARLTYFNKFYCGGMLINDRYVLTAAHCVKGLMWFMIKVTLGEHNRCNETHRPETRFVVNVVAHNFTYLTFRDDIAVLKLNDKVQITDTIKPVCLPRSDDNQYEGVKAIAVGWGSVGEQKNHSCNLLDVELPVLSNKECRNTKYEATMIADDMLCAGYPKEGKRDTCQGDSGGPLSAERGDKRYELLGVVSWGIGCGRQGYPGVYTRVTKYLDWIKNNSRHGCFCSD